The following are encoded together in the Gilvimarinus sp. DA14 genome:
- a CDS encoding insulinase family protein, translating into MSEQNMSNAHPAFTLERSVHLDALKLRVELYRHDATGAQHIHLAADNSENVFLVALRTVPQNSTGVAHILEHTALCGSAKYPVRDPFFMMTRRSLNTFMNAFTSSDWTAYPFASQNRKDFDNLLDVYLDAVFFASLDPLDFAQEGHRLEFAEADNPESELVYKGVVYNEMKGAMSSVPAQLWQKLSSHLFPSNTYHYNSGGDPEHIPDLTYEQLLAFYRSHYHPSNAIFMTYGDIDAVEHQARFHEQALSSFDALDHKIAVSPLKRLHSPIRVEDAYPLDAGDTEDDSAHRKTHIVVGWLLEEATDLEAALEAHLIASVLLDNSASPLQKALEQSDLGHAPSPLCGLDDSQYEMSFVCGLEGCAGDATREVEKLIFETLEQVARDGVPASAVESSLHQLELSQREIGGDGFPYGLQLIMTALTAATHRGDPIAQLDLDSALASLRAKVSQADFVQRKIRELFLENSHRVTLTLRPDTAMGARMQQAETERLAAIKNALSEQQSQAIVQQARALLERQEQKDDDSILPKVTLQDIPATMPYTAGSHENLGDYPLRRYGVGTNGLVYQQLVVQLPELDESEQQLLALYCMCLTEVGHGDLDYLAVQERQAELVGAISARVAIRSDGTDPQNTAAYLTLSAKALARNSQACAQLMSNTFNLARFDEHERLRELIAQARARREQSITGNGHSLAMTAAAAGISPSARLSHELGGLEAIARLIALDNANATSEGRAKLASKLERLHQKLAQAPRQLLLVAEPEQLDSMRTQLGEVWQEAPLAAVDPLSFEPTEKQIKQAWITNTQVNFCAKAYPTVASDHADAPALTVLAGVLRNGFLHTRIREQGGAYGGGASQDNNSGAFRFFSYRDPRFAETLADFDQSVQWVMQEPIDADEIEQSILGIISSIDKPASPAGEAKQTFHAELFGRSRAKRESFRARVLEVTEDDLKRVAQTYLRPERASIAAVIPGAAKQAAETMGLEIKNL; encoded by the coding sequence ATGAGTGAGCAAAATATGAGCAACGCCCACCCCGCCTTTACCTTAGAGCGCAGTGTTCACTTAGACGCCCTGAAGCTGCGGGTTGAACTTTACCGCCATGACGCTACCGGCGCCCAGCATATTCATCTGGCCGCCGATAACAGCGAGAACGTTTTTTTAGTGGCACTTCGCACAGTGCCACAAAACTCGACCGGGGTAGCGCATATTCTGGAACATACCGCTTTATGTGGCAGCGCCAAGTATCCGGTGCGCGACCCATTTTTTATGATGACCCGGCGTTCTTTGAACACATTTATGAACGCGTTTACCAGCTCTGACTGGACCGCTTACCCGTTTGCCAGCCAAAACCGCAAAGATTTTGACAACCTGCTAGATGTCTATCTGGATGCGGTTTTCTTCGCCTCCTTAGACCCGCTGGATTTTGCCCAGGAGGGGCATCGCCTGGAATTTGCCGAGGCAGACAACCCCGAATCAGAACTGGTCTATAAAGGGGTTGTATACAATGAAATGAAAGGCGCCATGAGCTCAGTACCTGCGCAGTTGTGGCAGAAATTATCAAGTCATTTATTTCCCAGCAACACCTATCACTACAACAGTGGCGGCGACCCCGAACATATCCCCGACTTGACCTACGAGCAGCTACTGGCGTTTTACCGCAGCCATTATCATCCCAGTAATGCTATTTTTATGACCTACGGCGATATTGATGCCGTCGAGCATCAAGCCCGATTTCACGAGCAAGCCCTTAGTAGCTTCGATGCATTGGATCATAAAATCGCCGTTTCGCCTCTTAAGCGTCTGCACAGCCCTATTCGGGTTGAAGACGCCTACCCTTTGGATGCCGGCGACACTGAAGACGACAGCGCACACCGTAAAACCCATATCGTGGTCGGCTGGCTACTGGAAGAAGCAACAGATTTAGAAGCCGCCCTCGAGGCGCATCTAATCGCCAGTGTGTTACTGGACAACAGCGCCTCTCCTCTGCAAAAAGCGCTGGAGCAATCCGACCTCGGGCATGCGCCATCCCCCTTGTGCGGCTTGGATGACAGCCAATACGAAATGAGCTTCGTCTGCGGCCTGGAGGGCTGCGCCGGAGACGCGACCAGAGAGGTAGAAAAGCTGATTTTCGAGACCCTCGAGCAAGTCGCGCGTGACGGGGTGCCCGCTTCGGCGGTGGAATCGTCGCTGCACCAGCTAGAGCTATCCCAGCGCGAAATCGGCGGTGATGGCTTCCCCTATGGCTTGCAGTTGATTATGACTGCACTTACAGCCGCCACCCATCGCGGCGACCCCATCGCCCAGCTGGACCTGGACAGCGCGCTGGCCAGTTTGCGGGCCAAAGTATCGCAAGCAGATTTTGTCCAGCGCAAGATACGCGAACTGTTCTTAGAAAATTCGCACCGCGTCACGCTTACGCTACGCCCGGATACGGCAATGGGCGCTCGAATGCAGCAGGCCGAAACCGAGCGTCTGGCAGCTATTAAAAACGCGTTAAGCGAGCAACAGTCCCAGGCCATTGTGCAGCAAGCCCGGGCGCTGCTGGAGCGTCAGGAGCAAAAAGACGACGACAGCATTCTGCCCAAAGTAACCCTGCAAGACATTCCCGCCACCATGCCCTACACCGCAGGCAGTCACGAAAACCTGGGTGACTACCCGCTGCGCCGCTACGGCGTGGGCACCAACGGCTTGGTCTATCAGCAGCTGGTGGTGCAACTGCCCGAGCTTGACGAAAGCGAACAACAATTACTGGCACTCTACTGTATGTGCCTGACCGAAGTCGGACACGGCGACTTGGATTATTTGGCAGTGCAAGAGCGCCAGGCAGAGTTAGTGGGCGCCATTAGTGCACGGGTTGCGATTCGCAGCGACGGCACTGACCCGCAGAACACTGCCGCCTACCTGACGCTTTCAGCCAAGGCGTTAGCGCGCAACTCCCAAGCCTGTGCACAGCTGATGAGCAATACTTTTAACCTTGCCCGCTTCGACGAGCACGAACGGCTACGCGAGCTTATTGCCCAGGCGCGCGCACGTCGCGAGCAATCCATTACCGGCAATGGCCACAGTTTGGCGATGACCGCGGCGGCGGCAGGTATTTCACCCTCGGCGCGCTTGTCTCATGAACTGGGCGGCCTGGAGGCAATAGCACGCTTGATCGCCCTGGATAACGCCAACGCCACTAGCGAAGGACGGGCAAAGCTGGCTAGCAAACTTGAACGATTACATCAAAAGCTAGCGCAGGCACCGCGCCAACTATTGCTGGTGGCGGAGCCCGAACAGCTGGATAGCATGCGCACGCAATTGGGCGAGGTGTGGCAAGAGGCTCCGCTAGCGGCTGTAGATCCGCTGTCATTCGAACCTACCGAAAAGCAAATAAAACAAGCCTGGATAACCAACACTCAAGTAAACTTTTGCGCCAAGGCCTACCCTACCGTCGCCTCGGATCATGCCGATGCCCCGGCTTTGACGGTTCTGGCGGGGGTGTTACGCAATGGCTTTTTGCACACTCGCATCCGCGAGCAAGGCGGCGCTTACGGCGGTGGCGCGAGTCAAGACAACAACAGCGGCGCCTTTCGGTTTTTCTCCTACCGAGATCCGCGCTTTGCCGAAACCCTGGCCGATTTTGACCAATCGGTGCAGTGGGTTATGCAAGAGCCCATCGACGCGGATGAGATTGAGCAGTCCATCCTCGGCATAATTAGCAGTATCGACAAGCCCGCCTCACCCGCAGGCGAAGCCAAGCAAACGTTTCACGCCGAGCTGTTTGGTCGCAGCCGCGCCAAACGTGAGTCCTTCCGCGCCCGAGTACTCGAGGTTACCGAGGACGATCTGAAACGTGTGGCACAAACCTACTTACGCCCGGAGCGTGCAAGTATTGCCGCCGTCATTCCCGGAGCGGCAAAACAGGCCGCAGAAACTATGGGGCTGGAAATAAAAAACCTGTAA
- a CDS encoding tRNA-uridine aminocarboxypropyltransferase, which produces MAPTENHTFALILQHPDEAGHPKNTGELLHRSLQNSQLLIGEQFRGAELNPFLENAVLLYPETADYCVPVSVPGTCPDTLVIIDANWRKSRKMLFLNPALGALPRLSITSNTQSNYRIRQAKNPHQLSTLEASCYALQQLESSETKYLPLLHSFDRFIDKLVSYDPNRS; this is translated from the coding sequence GTGGCACCCACCGAGAACCATACTTTCGCATTGATTTTGCAACACCCGGATGAAGCCGGTCACCCCAAGAATACCGGCGAGTTACTGCACCGCTCGCTGCAAAATTCGCAGCTTTTGATCGGCGAACAGTTTCGAGGCGCCGAGCTCAATCCCTTTTTAGAAAATGCCGTGTTGCTCTATCCAGAAACAGCCGATTATTGCGTGCCTGTGAGCGTGCCAGGTACATGTCCTGATACACTGGTGATTATCGATGCCAACTGGCGCAAGAGCCGCAAAATGCTTTTTTTAAATCCGGCTCTTGGCGCGCTGCCGCGTTTATCCATTACCAGCAACACGCAAAGCAACTACCGCATACGACAGGCGAAAAACCCTCACCAGCTTTCCACTCTGGAGGCAAGTTGTTACGCTTTGCAGCAACTGGAAAGCTCCGAGACTAAATATCTCCCGCTATTGCACTCTTTTGATCGCTTTATCGACAAGCTGGTCAGCTATGACCCCAACAGAAGTTAA
- a CDS encoding GIY-YIG nuclease family protein, translating into MWYTYMIECENGQLYTGITTDVERRWREHCLGRTGARFFRTSAPRKLCRLESHPDRSSASKREAAIKKLNRQQKLQLLSTASPVPLPTLPPAFCER; encoded by the coding sequence ATGTGGTACACCTATATGATCGAATGTGAAAACGGCCAGCTGTACACCGGTATCACTACCGATGTGGAGCGTCGCTGGCGCGAGCACTGCTTGGGGAGGACCGGAGCGCGTTTTTTTCGCACCAGCGCTCCGCGTAAGCTCTGCAGATTGGAGTCCCACCCGGATCGCTCCAGCGCCAGCAAACGCGAAGCGGCCATCAAAAAACTCAACCGCCAGCAAAAGCTGCAGCTACTCAGCACGGCCTCTCCTGTTCCCCTGCCCACACTCCCACCGGCTTTCTGTGAGCGCTAA
- a CDS encoding methyltransferase domain-containing protein produces MPKQTTDTDRNFDDLAERFDRNIYGGLKGQIRLAVLQRDFADYLPIAPYIPLTPEGRLRVLDAGGGQGQFSLPLAAAGHDMVFCDISQNMLLKAKARAGALGCEQRVEFRHQSAQSLAPAEAFDLVICHALLEWVVEPMTLLEGLLNRVKPGGYMSVIFYNQHALVYKNLLRANYKKVLSQDYAAYRGSLTPINPLLPEQVRQFCSERKFSLLCCSGIRVFHDYILDAEQRQAEPESVLQLELTHSRLAPYRDLGRYVHLLLRRSAGD; encoded by the coding sequence ATGCCCAAACAAACCACAGACACTGATCGAAACTTTGATGATCTGGCGGAGCGTTTTGATCGCAATATTTACGGTGGACTTAAAGGGCAAATCCGGCTGGCGGTATTGCAGCGCGATTTTGCCGACTATTTACCCATCGCTCCATATATTCCACTCACGCCCGAGGGGCGGTTGCGCGTACTTGATGCCGGTGGAGGTCAGGGGCAGTTTTCGCTGCCCTTGGCGGCAGCAGGTCACGATATGGTTTTTTGCGATATTTCACAGAATATGTTGCTTAAAGCCAAGGCGCGAGCCGGGGCTCTGGGGTGTGAACAGAGGGTGGAATTTAGACACCAGTCAGCGCAGTCGCTGGCACCGGCTGAAGCCTTCGATCTGGTAATTTGTCACGCGTTGTTAGAGTGGGTGGTGGAGCCAATGACGCTATTAGAGGGCTTGCTGAACAGGGTAAAGCCCGGCGGGTATATGTCAGTTATTTTCTACAATCAGCATGCGCTGGTGTATAAAAATCTACTGCGTGCGAATTATAAGAAAGTTCTCAGCCAAGATTACGCTGCCTACCGAGGCAGTCTCACGCCGATCAACCCCTTGCTGCCAGAGCAGGTTAGGCAGTTTTGCAGTGAGCGAAAGTTTAGTCTCTTGTGCTGCAGTGGTATCAGGGTGTTCCACGACTATATATTGGACGCCGAGCAGCGCCAGGCCGAGCCAGAAAGTGTGTTACAGCTGGAGCTGACCCATTCACGCCTGGCCCCTTATCGTGACCTGGGTCGCTACGTCCACTTATTGCTGCGCCGTTCAGCTGGGGATTGA
- a CDS encoding molecular chaperone DnaJ, whose translation MFRLIPILLILGLIFLGYSWLKKQPTAQKRKAIMQLLAALLVLLLVVLAVTGRIHWLGAALGALLALAKPLLGLLPQILPFLRRKSPPSRSAKMDTAEAAEVLGLQRELQARQLNRDMVISAHKRLMQKVHPDRGGNDYLASRINEAKTVLLQSIPS comes from the coding sequence ATGTTTCGACTGATACCGATTTTACTGATACTGGGCCTGATTTTTCTGGGCTATTCCTGGCTCAAAAAACAGCCGACAGCACAAAAACGCAAAGCCATTATGCAGCTTCTAGCAGCACTCTTGGTGCTGCTACTGGTGGTTTTAGCGGTTACCGGCAGAATTCACTGGCTCGGTGCCGCACTGGGTGCCCTGCTTGCATTGGCAAAACCTTTGCTGGGCTTGTTACCACAGATTCTGCCTTTTTTGCGCCGCAAAAGCCCGCCGAGCAGATCCGCAAAAATGGATACCGCTGAAGCGGCCGAAGTACTCGGCTTACAGCGTGAGCTACAGGCCAGGCAACTTAATAGAGATATGGTGATCAGTGCTCACAAACGACTGATGCAGAAAGTACACCCGGACCGCGGTGGCAACGATTATCTGGCCAGCCGCATCAATGAGGCAAAAACTGTCTTGCTGCAATCAATCCCCAGCTGA
- a CDS encoding carboxypeptidase-like regulatory domain-containing protein codes for MLYSLCPARVRQALAMIALLSLLGCGGAGSGDGSSSSQSSIVSSSSSSVTFSASSSSLPSSTSSSVSSSSVQSSAISSSSSTPGQTTVNLSGTLSYDFVPLTARGLDYSATEQRPIRGAIVNVLSASGDVISSGVSDAEGGYHFALAPRQQVQLEVEARARQTGQQRWHLRVEDNTAANAIYVLQGSLASVGDEDSVRDLHAPSGWTGAAYGAPRAAAPFAILDTAWDILQQLIAQDPELALPVARFRWSPANKPSAGEIADGDIGTSYYDGEALYILGAENSDTDEYDRHIIAHEWAHFFEDAIGQRLDSIGGPHAQDDKLDLRVSYSEGLANALAGYTLNDPVYLDSLGAGQQQVAGFDIGSSSGADGGWYSEESLQQVFYQWMSEVGLGPLYQTLESSGYQDNDAFASVFSFAEELSIAAPASAERFNALARAHNINSAQSFAPGESNDGNTSNALPVYHTLTDGQTINVCSSQENGVAGAGFAQNFNKLGYSSFIRFTPPVSAVYQITLITSSSPISETDPDFEVYWRGDFIGSGFSSAVDSEQQTLELFANREYIFAVYDYAAHPDIGSFFYQPSCIDVSVNAVGEL; via the coding sequence ATGTTGTATTCGCTATGCCCAGCGAGAGTGCGTCAAGCCCTAGCGATGATAGCGCTTTTGTCGCTACTAGGCTGTGGCGGAGCTGGCTCCGGCGATGGCTCGAGCTCTAGTCAAAGCAGTATCGTTTCGTCCAGCTCGTCCAGCGTGACATTTTCGGCCAGCTCCTCAAGCTTGCCATCTTCAACCAGCTCGAGCGTCTCGTCCTCGTCTGTGCAGTCATCTGCGATTAGCAGCTCCAGTTCAACCCCGGGACAAACGACAGTCAACTTATCCGGTACTCTCAGCTACGATTTTGTCCCTTTAACCGCTCGTGGTCTGGATTACAGTGCCACCGAGCAGCGACCGATTCGCGGTGCTATTGTCAATGTTTTGTCTGCGTCAGGCGATGTTATCAGCAGTGGTGTGTCAGATGCTGAAGGTGGATACCACTTTGCGTTGGCGCCTAGGCAACAGGTTCAGCTTGAGGTAGAGGCGCGTGCGAGGCAAACCGGTCAGCAGCGCTGGCACCTGCGCGTGGAGGACAATACGGCGGCAAATGCCATTTATGTACTACAGGGCAGCCTGGCGTCCGTGGGGGATGAGGATTCCGTGCGGGATTTGCACGCGCCGTCCGGTTGGACTGGCGCGGCGTATGGAGCGCCGCGGGCGGCAGCGCCTTTTGCAATTTTAGATACCGCCTGGGACATATTGCAGCAGCTGATCGCACAAGACCCCGAGCTCGCATTACCTGTCGCCAGGTTTCGTTGGTCGCCAGCGAACAAGCCCAGCGCCGGGGAGATTGCTGACGGTGACATAGGCACCAGCTACTATGATGGCGAAGCCCTCTATATTCTCGGCGCAGAGAACTCGGATACCGACGAGTATGATCGCCATATCATTGCCCATGAATGGGCTCACTTTTTTGAGGACGCGATAGGGCAGCGATTAGATTCCATTGGCGGGCCCCATGCTCAGGACGACAAATTGGATTTGCGGGTTTCTTATTCAGAGGGACTTGCGAACGCGCTGGCCGGCTACACTCTAAACGACCCTGTCTATTTGGATAGTTTGGGGGCAGGACAGCAGCAGGTAGCCGGCTTTGATATAGGTAGCAGCAGCGGCGCGGATGGAGGCTGGTATAGCGAGGAGTCGCTGCAGCAAGTTTTTTATCAATGGATGAGTGAAGTAGGGTTGGGACCCTTGTATCAGACGCTAGAGTCCTCCGGTTATCAGGACAATGACGCTTTTGCCAGTGTGTTTTCATTTGCAGAGGAACTCTCGATTGCAGCACCTGCCTCGGCTGAACGTTTTAACGCTTTGGCTAGAGCGCACAACATTAACAGCGCACAGAGTTTTGCCCCAGGCGAGAGCAATGATGGTAATACCTCAAATGCTTTACCCGTCTACCACACTCTTACCGATGGTCAAACCATCAATGTTTGTAGCTCTCAGGAAAACGGTGTGGCCGGTGCAGGTTTTGCGCAGAATTTTAACAAGCTCGGATACAGCAGTTTTATTCGCTTTACACCACCGGTGTCGGCGGTCTATCAAATAACGCTTATCACCAGTAGTTCGCCTATCAGTGAAACAGATCCGGATTTTGAGGTTTACTGGCGCGGCGATTTTATCGGCAGCGGTTTTAGTTCGGCGGTGGACAGTGAGCAGCAAACGCTAGAATTGTTTGCCAACCGCGAATATATATTCGCGGTCTACGATTACGCCGCTCACCCAGATATCGGCAGCTTTTTCTATCAGCCCAGTTGTATCGACGTCAGCGTCAACGCCGTGGGGGAACTGTAA
- a CDS encoding agmatine/peptidylarginine deiminase, which translates to MNRFSLLPEWSPQAAVMLTWPHEKTDWVDILERVEPVYVELAAAIVKRSHLLIVAPQKAQERIGALLLRAGINKTQYTLFACLTDDTWARDHGPLTLSDGEKLKMLDFTFNGWGEKFSADLDNQINRKLAAAQIFRAPMQTIDWVLEGGAIEIDSSGALLTTSACLLNQNRNRQNNRAEVEQYLMEYLGARKINWVDYGYLAGDDTDSHIDTLARLGPNAALLYVGCDDTDDEHYRELQQMEQQLLGLTDAEGQAYDLYRLPWPRPVFDSEGHRLPATYANFLILNDAVLVPIYDDPADEAALEIIGRAFSGYEIIGINCLPLIEQHGSLHCITMQIPEGAIEF; encoded by the coding sequence GTGAATCGATTTTCTCTATTGCCGGAATGGTCCCCCCAGGCGGCGGTCATGCTGACCTGGCCCCACGAAAAAACCGATTGGGTTGATATTCTGGAGCGCGTAGAGCCAGTTTATGTTGAGCTGGCCGCAGCGATTGTCAAACGCAGTCACCTGCTTATTGTCGCGCCGCAAAAGGCACAGGAACGCATCGGCGCGCTTTTGTTGCGCGCAGGCATCAACAAAACGCAGTACACACTCTTTGCTTGTCTCACTGACGACACCTGGGCGCGTGATCACGGCCCGTTAACACTGAGCGATGGTGAGAAATTAAAGATGCTGGACTTTACTTTTAACGGCTGGGGAGAAAAATTTTCAGCTGACTTGGACAACCAAATCAATCGCAAACTGGCGGCGGCACAAATATTCCGCGCTCCCATGCAGACCATCGACTGGGTGCTGGAAGGGGGTGCGATCGAGATAGACAGCAGCGGCGCACTGCTAACCACCAGCGCGTGTCTGCTGAATCAAAATCGCAATCGGCAAAATAACCGGGCGGAAGTTGAGCAGTATTTAATGGAATACTTGGGAGCGCGCAAAATCAACTGGGTCGATTACGGCTACCTCGCCGGTGATGATACCGACAGTCATATTGATACCCTGGCCCGCCTGGGGCCAAACGCTGCGCTGCTTTACGTCGGCTGTGATGACACGGACGACGAGCACTACCGCGAACTGCAACAAATGGAGCAGCAGCTGCTAGGGCTTACCGATGCCGAGGGGCAGGCGTACGATTTGTACCGGCTGCCCTGGCCCCGGCCGGTTTTTGACTCCGAAGGACACCGACTGCCCGCCACCTATGCTAACTTTTTAATCTTGAACGATGCGGTGCTGGTGCCGATCTACGATGACCCGGCCGATGAAGCGGCACTTGAGATCATTGGCCGCGCTTTCTCTGGCTATGAGATAATCGGTATTAACTGCTTACCCTTGATTGAACAGCATGGCAGCCTGCACTGCATAACCATGCAAATACCTGAAGGAGCTATTGAATTTTGA
- a CDS encoding carbon-nitrogen hydrolase: MSQLNVGIVQHSCSADLQANLEKSLSGIRRAAADGAELVVLQELHRGLYFCQREDVAEFDQAETIPGPSTDSLGGLARELGIVIVASLFEKRTTGLYHNTAVVIERDGSIAGKYRKMHIPDDPGFYEKFYFTPGDLGFTPINTSVGKLGVLVCWDQWFPEAARLMAMAGAELLIYPTAIGWFPGDEQAEKQRQQDAWVTVQRSHAVANGVPVISVNRVGHEPDPEGGQGIDFWGHSFIAGPQGEFLAKLGDSETVAVVAVDKQRSEDVRRIWPFLRDRRIDHYGDLTKLLRD; the protein is encoded by the coding sequence TTGAGCCAATTAAACGTCGGAATAGTACAGCACAGTTGCTCGGCAGATCTGCAGGCTAACCTGGAAAAAAGTCTTTCCGGCATTCGCCGTGCCGCCGCTGATGGCGCCGAGCTGGTGGTGTTGCAAGAGCTGCACCGGGGGCTGTATTTTTGCCAGCGTGAAGATGTTGCCGAATTTGACCAGGCCGAAACTATTCCTGGCCCCAGTACGGACAGCTTGGGTGGGCTGGCGCGTGAACTCGGGATTGTGATCGTAGCTTCGTTGTTCGAAAAACGCACTACCGGCTTGTATCACAACACCGCCGTCGTAATAGAGCGAGATGGCAGTATTGCCGGCAAGTATCGCAAAATGCATATTCCGGACGATCCGGGCTTTTATGAAAAATTTTACTTTACCCCAGGGGACTTGGGGTTTACTCCCATAAACACCTCAGTAGGAAAGTTAGGCGTATTGGTTTGCTGGGATCAGTGGTTTCCGGAAGCCGCGCGGCTGATGGCCATGGCCGGTGCAGAGCTGCTGATTTATCCCACAGCGATCGGTTGGTTTCCAGGCGACGAGCAGGCCGAAAAGCAGCGCCAACAAGACGCCTGGGTAACCGTGCAGCGCTCTCACGCAGTCGCCAATGGCGTCCCGGTAATCAGCGTCAATCGTGTCGGCCACGAGCCCGACCCTGAAGGTGGGCAGGGCATTGATTTTTGGGGGCACAGTTTCATTGCGGGGCCTCAGGGTGAGTTTTTGGCTAAACTGGGCGATAGCGAGACCGTTGCGGTGGTGGCCGTTGATAAGCAGCGCTCTGAAGATGTGCGTCGTATATGGCCGTTTTTACGCGATCGTCGTATAGATCACTATGGTGATTTGACCAAACTACTGCGTGATTGA
- a CDS encoding GGDEF domain-containing protein, protein MAGSDSSENAKTCPKHGDVCPWYDEVLALREEVQQLSEQARTDALTGLYNYRYFNEMLACEMERVQRTGQPLSLVLADVDHFKRFNDRHGHELGNKLLQKIAACFGQQLRKLDVACRYGGEEFALVLPATDLFEARAVTQRVRKAVAGISVSDAGSEFSTTMSFGIACYRPSHISSASELVELADAQLYQAKEQGRNRVCVAETQAKVESVTNEEKAALFAALRQDVDTPDS, encoded by the coding sequence GTGGCAGGTTCCGACTCATCCGAAAACGCTAAAACTTGTCCCAAGCACGGCGATGTCTGCCCCTGGTACGATGAGGTTCTGGCACTGCGTGAGGAGGTTCAGCAGTTGTCGGAGCAAGCGCGCACCGACGCTCTGACGGGCCTTTATAACTACCGCTATTTCAATGAAATGCTCGCCTGTGAAATGGAGCGGGTACAGCGCACGGGGCAGCCTTTATCACTGGTATTGGCCGACGTAGATCACTTCAAACGGTTCAATGATCGCCACGGACACGAGCTGGGCAACAAACTGCTGCAGAAAATTGCCGCTTGTTTTGGTCAGCAACTGCGCAAATTGGACGTCGCTTGCCGCTACGGCGGCGAAGAGTTTGCCCTGGTGCTGCCCGCCACAGATCTGTTCGAAGCGCGCGCAGTAACCCAGCGAGTGCGTAAGGCTGTAGCCGGCATATCGGTAAGCGACGCTGGTAGTGAGTTCAGCACGACCATGAGCTTTGGTATTGCCTGCTATCGGCCGAGCCATATTAGCAGTGCGAGTGAGTTAGTTGAGTTGGCCGATGCCCAGCTCTACCAGGCAAAAGAGCAGGGGCGTAACAGGGTCTGCGTTGCCGAGACACAAGCGAAAGTTGAATCGGTTACTAATGAAGAAAAGGCGGCTCTGTTTGCCGCTTTACGACAGGATGTCGATACCCCTGACAGTTAG
- the bcp gene encoding thioredoxin-dependent thiol peroxidase: MSFPKIGNLAPVFTLQNQRGEKIALKDYRGSKNVVVYFYPKAMTPGCTTQACGIRDTKQELAALDTVVLAISPDPVARLAKFEEKHELNFDLLSDEDHKVAEKYGAWGLKKFMGREFMGVLRTSFFIDKEGRLRHVFDKVKTKSHDQDVLSYLQQNF, translated from the coding sequence ATGAGTTTTCCCAAAATTGGCAATCTGGCCCCCGTGTTTACCCTGCAGAATCAGCGCGGCGAGAAAATCGCTTTGAAAGACTATCGTGGCAGCAAAAATGTGGTGGTTTATTTTTATCCCAAGGCGATGACCCCCGGTTGTACCACCCAGGCTTGTGGTATTCGTGATACCAAGCAAGAACTTGCCGCACTGGATACTGTGGTGTTGGCAATTAGCCCCGATCCCGTCGCCCGTTTGGCGAAATTTGAAGAGAAGCATGAGTTGAACTTTGATTTGCTCAGCGATGAAGATCATAAGGTCGCTGAAAAGTACGGTGCCTGGGGCTTAAAAAAGTTTATGGGGCGTGAATTCATGGGCGTGCTAAGAACGTCATTTTTTATTGATAAAGAGGGGCGTCTGCGACACGTATTCGACAAAGTTAAAACCAAGAGTCACGACCAAGATGTCTTAAGTTATTTGCAGCAGAACTTCTAG
- a CDS encoding helix-turn-helix domain-containing protein — MIQLQRLSPQVTDADGFTRSGIRSYHEYVVLAQLPEVEGVSAKVIEALQKRVGHSPMAIEHIAEDLTLSKRTLQRRLQQQGASFAQLRDSLRFHYAIKYLIEEHMSVDSVSTALDFSDRTSFTNAFKRWTNLSPSVFRKLFRDYA; from the coding sequence ATGATTCAGTTACAGCGGTTGAGCCCTCAGGTCACAGATGCGGACGGCTTTACCCGTTCCGGAATTCGCTCGTATCACGAATATGTAGTTCTAGCCCAGTTGCCAGAAGTTGAAGGCGTATCCGCCAAGGTGATTGAAGCGCTACAGAAGCGGGTGGGCCACTCTCCCATGGCGATTGAGCACATTGCCGAAGACTTAACCCTATCCAAACGCACCCTGCAAAGACGCTTGCAGCAACAGGGCGCAAGTTTTGCTCAGCTGCGTGATAGCTTGCGTTTCCACTATGCGATTAAGTATTTGATCGAAGAACATATGAGCGTCGACTCTGTGTCCACTGCCTTGGATTTTTCAGATCGCACCAGTTTTACCAACGCTTTTAAGCGCTGGACCAATCTCTCGCCCAGTGTATTTCGCAAGCTTTTTCGCGATTACGCCTAG